In Trifolium pratense cultivar HEN17-A07 linkage group LG7, ARS_RC_1.1, whole genome shotgun sequence, a genomic segment contains:
- the LOC123897134 gene encoding cytokinin dehydrogenase 5 produces MEAMKNKLLVIILLSFAICCLVLTVALTVEPTLTEILHIGLEGEVSVEASELEAVSFDFGRLSSRGEKTTLAVVRPASLDDVVKVVKAANKWPPFAVSARGHGHSINGQADTRMKGVVVEMGKGIKGPKVWEKEMYVDVWGGELWIDVLKATMEYGLAPMSWTDYLYLSVGGTLSNAGISGQTFNYGPQISNVFELDVVTGKGEVMTCSEERNSDLFHAVLGGLGQFGIITRARIALQPAPQRVRWIRVLYSNFSTFSKDQEFLISLHGKPASQRFDYVEGFVIVDEGLINNWRSSFFSPSNPVKISSLNADGGVLYCLEITKNYHQGNADSVDEEIQGLLKKLDFIPTSVFTTDVPYVDFLNRVHKAELKLRSKGLWEISHPWLNLFVPKSRIEDFDKGVFKGILENKTSGPILIYPMNKNKWDHRSSVVTPDEEVFYLVAFLRSALDAETLEYLTNENRQIMRFCHDSEMKVKQYLPHYTTLQDWMDHFGDKWTQFNAMKMQFDPRRILATGQRIFDFVQPSTVITKDDM; encoded by the exons ATGGAAGCCATGAAGAACAAGCTACTCGTTATTATTCTGTTATCATTCGCCATATGCTGTTTAGTTTTAACGGTTGCATTAACGGTGGAGCCAACTTTAACGGAGATTCTCCACATAGGACTTGAAGGTGAAGTGAGTGTGGAGGCTTCGGAGTTAGAAGCAGTTTCATTCGATTTTGGAAGGTTAAGCAGCAGAGGAGAGAAGACGACGTTGGCCGTAGTTCGGCCAGCGTCGCTAGATGATGTGGTAAAAGTGGTTAAAGCGGCAAATAAGTGGCCGCCTTTTGCGGTGTCGGCCAGAGGACACGGACACTCAATAAATGGACAAGCGGATACAAGAATGAAAGGTGTGGTGGTTGAAATGGGAAAGGGAATTAAGGGTCCTAAAGTTTGGGAGAAAGAAATGTATGTGGATGTTTGGGGTGGTGAATTGTGGATAGATGTGTTGAAAGCAACAATGGAGTATGGGTTAGCACCTATGTCTTGGACTGATTACTTGTATTTGTCTGTGGGTGGTACCTTATCCAACGCTGGTATTAGTGGTCAAACCTTCAATTATGGTCCTCAAATTTCCAATGTTTTTGAACTTGATGTTGTTACag GAAAGGGTGAGGTGATGACGTGTTCAGAAGAACGTAACTCAGACTTATTCCATGCTGTTCTTGGTGGTCTTGGACAGTTTGGGATAATCACAAGAGCTAGAATTGCTCTACAACCAGCTCCTCAAAGA GTTCGTTGGATACGAGTTTTGTACTCAAATTTTTCAACCTTTAGTAAGGACCAGGAGTTTCTTATCTCACTGCATGGGAAACCAGCAAGCCAAAGATTCGATTATGTTGAAGGTTTTGTGATAGTTGATGAAGGACTCATCAATAATTGGAGGTCCTCTTTCTTTTCACCAAGTAATCCTGTTAAAATCAGTTCGCTTAATGCTGATGGAGGTGTTTTGTACTGTTTAGAAATTACCAAAAACTACCACCAAGGAAATGCTGATTCTGTTGATGAG GAAATACAAGGTCTATTAAAAAAGTTAGATTTTATACCAACATCAGTGTTCACAACGGACGTGCCTTATGTGGATTTTCTGAATCGTGTACATAAGGCAGAACTCAAACTTAGATCCAAGGGTTTATGGGAAATCTCCCATCCATGGCTCAATCTTTTTGTTCCAAAATCAAGGATAGAAGATTTTGACAAGGGTGTGTTCAAGGGCATTTTGGAAAATAAGACAAGTGGGCCTATTCTCATCTACCCTATGAACAAAAACAA GTGGGACCATCGGAGCTCGGTGGTGACACCAGACGAGGAGGTGTTTTACCTGGTGGCATTTCTGAGATCAGCTTTGGATGCTGAGACACTGGAATACCTGACTAATGAGAACCGTCAGATTATGAGATTCTGCCATGATTCAGAGATGAAGGTGAAACAGTACCTGCCCCATTACACAACATTACAGGATTGGATGGACCACTTTGGAGATAAGTGGACCCAATTCAATGCCATGAAGATGCAATTCGACCCTCGCCGAATCTTAGCAACTGGCCAACGTATATTTGATTTTGTTCAACCTTCCACCGTCATCACTAAGGATGACATGTAA
- the LOC123897135 gene encoding ribosomal RNA small subunit methyltransferase I isoform X3, with translation MLLRRLPWMAVSAAKPLPLHSFIGIFTPIPNKLTFPPLSFCSSTSELNNLTHHPQEHETDNRRPQHLKPGLYLVGTPIGNLEDITFRALRVLNAADVILSEDTRHSGKLLHHYNIKTPLMSYHKFNESQREQLVLRRLKQGEIVALISDAGTPGISDPGMELAKLCVSENVPVVPIPGPCALVSALSASGLSTDEFTFVGFLPKHSGSRKKRLMASAEQTATQIFYVPPHKLSQFLEEGSSIFGDTRRCVIAREMTKFHEEFWRGTLDEATKVFSIRQTKGELTILIEGQANSKVEPPSDIELENELRELIENGESLSTWCQGN, from the exons ATGTTGCTTCGGCGATTGCCCTGGATGGCGGTTTCAGCTGCCAAACCACTTCCATTGCATTCATTCATCGGAATTTTCACTCCCATTCCAAACAAACTCACTTTCCCCCCTTTATCCTTCTGCAGCTCCACTTCCGAACTCAACAATCTCACTCACCATCCTCAG GAACACGAAACAGATAATCGTCGCCCGCAGCATCTGAAACCTGGTCTTTATCTCGTTGGAACACCAATTGGAAATCTTGAAGACATCACCTTCAG GGCTCTCCGTGTGTTGAACGCTGCAGATGTTATACTATCCGAAGACACGAGGCACTCTGGGAAATTGCTTCATCATTACAATATTAAAACACCTCTT ATGAGTTATCACAAATTTAATGAATCACAAAGGGAACAACTTGTGCTCAGGAGGTTGAAACAAGGTGAAATTGTGGCACTTATAAGTGACGCTGGAACTCCGGGTATCAGTGATCCTGGCATGGAGTTG GCCAAATTATGTGTTAGTGAAAATGTTCCTGTCGTTCCAATCCCTGGGCCATGTGCTTTGGTATCTGCTCTTTCTGCCTCGGGTTTATCAACCGATGAATTTACATTTG TTGGTTTTCTTCCAAAACATTCGGGATCAAGAAAGAAAAGGCTCATGGCTTCGGCGGAGCAGACAGCAACACAAATATTTTATGTCCCCCCTCACAAGCTTTCTCAGTTTCTTGAAGAGGGTTCGTCAATTTTTGGTGATACAAG GAGATGCGTGATTGCTCGAGAAATGACCAAGTTTCACGAAGAG TTTTGGCGCGGTACTCTCGATGAAGCCACCAAAGTATTTTCTATTCGTCAGACAAAGGGAGAACTTACTATATTGATTGAAGGGCAAGCAAATTCTAAAGTTGAACCGCCGTCAGACATCGAGCTTGAGAATGAACTAAGAGAATTAATTGAAAACGGCGAGAGTCTTTCCACG TGGTGTCAAGGGAACTAG
- the LOC123897135 gene encoding ribosomal RNA small subunit methyltransferase I isoform X1, whose translation MLLRRLPWMAVSAAKPLPLHSFIGIFTPIPNKLTFPPLSFCSSTSELNNLTHHPQEHETDNRRPQHLKPGLYLVGTPIGNLEDITFRALRVLNAADVILSEDTRHSGKLLHHYNIKTPLMSYHKFNESQREQLVLRRLKQGEIVALISDAGTPGISDPGMELAKLCVSENVPVVPIPGPCALVSALSASGLSTDEFTFVGFLPKHSGSRKKRLMASAEQTATQIFYVPPHKLSQFLEEGSSIFGDTRRCVIAREMTKFHEEFWRGTLDEATKVFSIRQTKGELTILIEGQANSKVEPPSDIELENELRELIENGESLSTAVKLVTEKTSMSRKTIYSLALRKFGKQLEVEDDSS comes from the exons ATGTTGCTTCGGCGATTGCCCTGGATGGCGGTTTCAGCTGCCAAACCACTTCCATTGCATTCATTCATCGGAATTTTCACTCCCATTCCAAACAAACTCACTTTCCCCCCTTTATCCTTCTGCAGCTCCACTTCCGAACTCAACAATCTCACTCACCATCCTCAG GAACACGAAACAGATAATCGTCGCCCGCAGCATCTGAAACCTGGTCTTTATCTCGTTGGAACACCAATTGGAAATCTTGAAGACATCACCTTCAG GGCTCTCCGTGTGTTGAACGCTGCAGATGTTATACTATCCGAAGACACGAGGCACTCTGGGAAATTGCTTCATCATTACAATATTAAAACACCTCTT ATGAGTTATCACAAATTTAATGAATCACAAAGGGAACAACTTGTGCTCAGGAGGTTGAAACAAGGTGAAATTGTGGCACTTATAAGTGACGCTGGAACTCCGGGTATCAGTGATCCTGGCATGGAGTTG GCCAAATTATGTGTTAGTGAAAATGTTCCTGTCGTTCCAATCCCTGGGCCATGTGCTTTGGTATCTGCTCTTTCTGCCTCGGGTTTATCAACCGATGAATTTACATTTG TTGGTTTTCTTCCAAAACATTCGGGATCAAGAAAGAAAAGGCTCATGGCTTCGGCGGAGCAGACAGCAACACAAATATTTTATGTCCCCCCTCACAAGCTTTCTCAGTTTCTTGAAGAGGGTTCGTCAATTTTTGGTGATACAAG GAGATGCGTGATTGCTCGAGAAATGACCAAGTTTCACGAAGAG TTTTGGCGCGGTACTCTCGATGAAGCCACCAAAGTATTTTCTATTCGTCAGACAAAGGGAGAACTTACTATATTGATTGAAGGGCAAGCAAATTCTAAAGTTGAACCGCCGTCAGACATCGAGCTTGAGAATGAACTAAGAGAATTAATTGAAAACGGCGAGAGTCTTTCCACG GCTGTCAAATTGGTTACTGAAAAAACTTCCATGAGTAGAAAAACTATATATTCACTCGCGTTAAGAAAATTTGGGAAGCAACTTGAAGTGGAAGATGATTCAAGTTAG
- the LOC123897135 gene encoding ribosomal RNA small subunit methyltransferase I isoform X2 has protein sequence MLLRRLPWMAVSAAKPLPLHSFIGIFTPIPNKLTFPPLSFCSSTSELNNLTHHPQEHETDNRRPQHLKPGLYLVGTPIGNLEDITFRALRVLNAADVILSEDTRHSGKLLHHYNIKTPLMSYHKFNESQREQLVLRRLKQGEIVALISDAGTPGISDPGMELAKLCVSENVPVVPIPGPCALVSALSASGLSTDEFTFVGFLPKHSGSRKKRLMASAEQTATQIFYVPPHKLSQFLEEGSSIFGDTRRCVIAREMTKFHEEFWRGTLDEATKVFSIRQTKGELTILIEGQANSKVEPPSDIELENELRELIENGESLSTFKLKRWYVDFNIHGLMQLCYQIMGK, from the exons ATGTTGCTTCGGCGATTGCCCTGGATGGCGGTTTCAGCTGCCAAACCACTTCCATTGCATTCATTCATCGGAATTTTCACTCCCATTCCAAACAAACTCACTTTCCCCCCTTTATCCTTCTGCAGCTCCACTTCCGAACTCAACAATCTCACTCACCATCCTCAG GAACACGAAACAGATAATCGTCGCCCGCAGCATCTGAAACCTGGTCTTTATCTCGTTGGAACACCAATTGGAAATCTTGAAGACATCACCTTCAG GGCTCTCCGTGTGTTGAACGCTGCAGATGTTATACTATCCGAAGACACGAGGCACTCTGGGAAATTGCTTCATCATTACAATATTAAAACACCTCTT ATGAGTTATCACAAATTTAATGAATCACAAAGGGAACAACTTGTGCTCAGGAGGTTGAAACAAGGTGAAATTGTGGCACTTATAAGTGACGCTGGAACTCCGGGTATCAGTGATCCTGGCATGGAGTTG GCCAAATTATGTGTTAGTGAAAATGTTCCTGTCGTTCCAATCCCTGGGCCATGTGCTTTGGTATCTGCTCTTTCTGCCTCGGGTTTATCAACCGATGAATTTACATTTG TTGGTTTTCTTCCAAAACATTCGGGATCAAGAAAGAAAAGGCTCATGGCTTCGGCGGAGCAGACAGCAACACAAATATTTTATGTCCCCCCTCACAAGCTTTCTCAGTTTCTTGAAGAGGGTTCGTCAATTTTTGGTGATACAAG GAGATGCGTGATTGCTCGAGAAATGACCAAGTTTCACGAAGAG TTTTGGCGCGGTACTCTCGATGAAGCCACCAAAGTATTTTCTATTCGTCAGACAAAGGGAGAACTTACTATATTGATTGAAGGGCAAGCAAATTCTAAAGTTGAACCGCCGTCAGACATCGAGCTTGAGAATGAACTAAGAGAATTAATTGAAAACGGCGAGAGTCTTTCCACG TTCAAGCTAAAAAGATGGTATGTGGATTTCAACATACATGGATTAATGCAGCTCTGCTATCAAATAATGGGAAAATAA
- the LOC123898580 gene encoding BEL1-like homeodomain protein 7, whose product MYPNHSFSSGSYTDMFTANPPLVPHNYYNESVAGQNEAKFITAMGDTVTMQSIDTHSNGCNSNVDFEQNMQCQELSLSLGTLLPSTASVPPFQYQYHDTGFVSLMNACLPKGTTISNDDELKNVECMASISSGGFHDITKRDSFRNADPSNQCLQGSQVFPNILLNSQYLKATQELLDEIVNVRIRKQRAMEKQEKICDIGLDNSKDTDAKSTSQSVQISSAPNDSNSNPSCELSPAERQNLLDKKTKLLSMLDEVDRRYRHYCNQMQIVVSSLDMVAGGGAAEPYTTLAFRTISRHFRCLRDAISSQIQVIQKSLGEQEGFPRLRYVDQQLRKQKALQHLGVMRQAWRPQRGLPENSVSILRAWLFEHFLNPYPKDSEKIMLARQTGLTRNQVANWFINARVRLWKPMVEEIYKEEFGDSEMNCNFSSENNTLQGKRNYTQHEIDEKSEEESQDNVQIITSDSVQGYSTKEQHVEKNVMDCGSGKLHCDNERFSVKNGFYSEIGCDSATYDLSELCGGHNVSLALELRNCESDVLAISDDTIHKRHNNQILASSSSSSASDLQDYDFTDSGKQQHRFGNTHLLHEFVV is encoded by the exons ATGTATCCCAACCATTCATTCTCTTCGGGGTCCTATACGGATATGTTCACTGCGAATCCTCCTTTGGTACCTCACAACTACTACAATGAATCTGTAGCAGGACAAAATGAAGCTAAGTTTATCACAGCTATGGGTGACACAGTGACTATGCAGTCCATTGATACACATTCCAATGGTTGCAACTCTAATGTAGATTTTGAGCAAAATATGCAGTGTCAAGAGTTATCTCTTAGTCTTGGCACACTATTGCCTTCTACTGCATCTGTCCCTCCATTTCAATATCAGTATCATGACACCGGTTTTGTTTCGCTTATGAATGCTTGTCTCCCAAAGGGAACTACAATATCCAATGATGATGAGTTGAAA AATGTTGAATGTATGGCATCTATATCTTCTGGAGGCTTTCATGACATCACCAAAAGGGACAGTTTTCGCAACGCTGACCCCTCAAATCAATGCCTACAGGGTTCACAAGTTTTTCCTAACATTTTACTAAACTCTCAATATCTTAAAGCTACACAGGAGTTACTTGATGAGATAGTTAATGTCCGAATCCGAAAGCAGCGTGCAAtggaaaaacaagaaaaaatatgTGACATTGGATTAGATAACTCCAAAGACACTGATGCAAAATCTACTAGTCAGTCTGTGCAAATATCTTCAGCCCCTAATGATTCTAATTCCAATCCTTCTTGCGAATTATCTCCGGCAGAAAGACAAAATTTGTTGGATAAGAAGACCAAGCTTTTGTCCATGTTGGATGAG GTAGATAGAAGATACCGACACTACTGCAATCAGATGCAGATTGTGGTGTCATCTTTGGACATGGTTGCTGGTGGTGGTGCAGCCGAGCCATATACTACACTAGCATTTCGTACAATTTCACGCCACTTTCGCTGCTTGCGCGATGCAATCAGTAGCCAAATTCAAGTAATTCAAAAGAGCCTTGGGGAACAAGAAGGATTTCCTCGTCTGCGGTATGTTGATCAACAGCTTAGAAAGCAAAAGGCACTTCAGCATCTTGGTGTCATGCGACAAGCTTGGAGACCTCAGAGAGGGCTTCCTGAGAACTCTGTCTCAATACTACGCGCTTGGCTCTTCGAACATTTTCTTAATCC TTACCCCAAGGATTCGGAGAAAATAATGCTAGCTAGGCAGACTGGTTTGACAAGGAATCAG GTGGCGAATTGGTTCATTAATGCACGTGTACGTCTTTGGAAACCAATGGTTGAGGAAATATACAAAGAAGAGTTTGGTGATTCTGAAATGAACTGCAATTTTTCATCTGAAAATAATACACTCCAAGGTAAAAGAAATTATACTCAACatgaaattgatgaaaaatCAGAAGAAGAGTCACAGGACAATGTACAAATTATTACTAGTGATAGTGTACAAGGCTATTCCACTAAAGAACAACATGTAGAAAAAAATGTGATGGATTGTGGAAGTGGAAAATTGCATTGTGATAATGAAAGATTCAGCGTGAAAAATGGCTTTTATTCAGAAATAGGTTGTGATAGTGCCACATATGATTTATCAGAGTTATGTGGTGGCCACAATGTGTCTCTTGCATTGGAGTTGAGGAACTGTGAAAGTGATGTATTAGCCATATCTGATGATACCATTCATAAAAGACATAATAATCAAATAttggcttcttcttcttcttcttctgcttctGATTTACAAGATTATGATTTCACAGATTCAGGAAAGCAACAACACAGGTTTGGCAATACTCATCTGTTGCATGAGTTTGTTGTATGA